Below is a window of Dehalococcoidia bacterium DNA.
GAAAAGGACTCTCCGCTCAGCCGGAACTCGTCGCACTCATCTCCAGCGCCATCGAAGAGCAGCCCTCTACCACTCTCGGTGAGGGCGGCGTTATCAAGCGCGGCTTTTCGGCGGAGCTGGACACTCTGCGCACCTCCTCTCACGACGCCCGCCAGTACCTGGCGGGTCTGGAACGCCAGGAAAAGGAAAAGACTGGCATAAAGTCGCTCAAGATAGGCTTCAACAACATATTCGGCTATTACATCGAGGTGTCGCAGGCCAACCTGGCGCAGGTGCCCGCGCACTACATCCGCAAGCAGACGCTATCCACTGGCGAGCGCTACTATACGCCCGAACTCAAAGAATACGAATCGCTCATCCTCAATGCCCGCGAGCGCATGGAAGAGCTGGAAACCAGCCTGTTCCGCCAGGTGTGCCGGCAGATAGCGCTGTCCGCCGAGCCCGTGCTCCAGCTTGCCGCCGTGCTGGCCGAACTGGACGTGTTTACCTCTCTGGCGGAGATTGCTCTACGCTATGGTTACACGCGCCCGGAGTTGAACTCTGGTGTGACTATCGACATTAAAGGCGGGCGGCACCCGGTGGTGGAAAGGTCGCTCACTATAGGGCAATACGTATCGAACGACGTCTATCTATCCAACGGCGACGCCCAGATTATCATACTCACGGGGCCGAACATGGCGGGCAAGTCCACCTACCTCAAACAGGCGGCCATCATCGTCCTCATGGCACAGATAGGCAGCTACGTGCCGGCGGAGCGGGCAAGCATCGGGCTGATTGACCGCATCTTCACGCGCATCGGCGCCAGGGAAGACCTTTCGGCGGGCAAGTCCACCTTCATGGTGGAGATGGTGGAGACGGCGGGGATTCTGAATAATGCCACGCCCAGGTCGCTGCTCATCCTGGACGAGATAGGCCGCGGCACCAGCACCTACGACGGGCTGGCTATCGCGCAGGCGGTGGTGGAGTTTATACACAACTCGGTGAACCTGGGCGCCAAGACGCTCTTCGCCACGCACTACCACGAGCTGGTGGCGCTGGCCGACTACCTGCCGAGGGTGCGCAATTTCAACGTGGCGGTCTCCGAAGACAGGGGCGAGGTGGTCTTTTTACACAAGATAATACCCGGCGGCGTGGACAAGAGCTACGGCATACACGTGGCCAAGCTGGCCGGTTTGCCCCGGCCGGTGATCAAGAGAGCGGCTGAAGTTCTGGTTGACCTGGAGAACCACAGCCACGACAGAGCCGGAGAACCGCCCGGGAAAACCCGGCAGAGCGCTGCCCCGCAGCTGTCGTTTTTTGCGCCCAAAGCAGACGTGGTGAAGGAACTGGAAAAACTGGATATAGACACGCTTTCACCGCTGGAGGCTCTGACGCGGCTCTATGAGCTGCAAAAGAAGGCTAAAGAGGGTTGAAGGCTATTTCTGGTGGGGCGTGATACTGACGAAATCCGGTGAATTGACGTTGAAGCTCATGGTGACGACTTGCACTTGTTCCTTGCCCTCGTCGGACTGGCCTATAACGCGGTAGCTCACCTTGATGTGGCTGCCGTTAATCTCTTCTACGATACACTTATCGTAAGTCTCCATGATAGGATTTCCCTGCTTGTCATACCCGCTGCGGTAGCTGACCGATACAACATCGCCCTTTTTAAGCATATTCCGTTTGTGTCCTATCCATGCCTGAGGCTATTTCCTCGATTGGCGGTATATTATAACATATAGTTTGCAAAAAGCAATGGCAATTAGGTGAGCTTTTTCCTCCCCGATTGGAACATCTGCACGAGTCCTGACAATTATCTGTCTTGCCTGGTTTGACCCAGAATAGTCTTTTAACCCGGGCGGCTGATGCCAGCCTCTCTGGAGACATGATTTACCAGCGTTCCGATGCCCTCAATCTCGATTTCGACGGTATCTCCTGGCTGCATCGGGCCCACGCCGCTGGGTGTGCCGCTGGCAATCACATCGCCGGGCAACAGCGTCATCACCTGCGAGACGGCGCTGACAAGCTGTGCTACCGTGAAAATGAGGTCCGCGGTGGTCCCGCTCTGCTTTATTTCCCCATTAAGGCGAGTCTCGAGTTTTAGCGCAGACGGGTCGAGGTTGGTCTCTATCCAGGGACCGATGGCGGCGAAAGTATCGAACCCTTTGGCGCGTGTCCACTGGCCGTCTTTTTTTTGCAGGTCGCGAGCCGTGACATCGTTGAAGCAGGTATAACCAAGGATATACTTAACCGCATCGGTGACAGCAATCCGGTGCGCCTTTTTGCTGATTACGATCCCGAGCTCTCCTTCGAAATCGATCTGTTTGGAGAGAGGCGGATAAATGATATTATCTCCCGGACCTATCACGGCTGTGGCTGGCTTGAGGAACATCAGCGGGGAATCTGGCAGGTCGTGCTTGAACTCCGTGGCGTGGGAGCGGTAGTTGATGCCTATGGCCACTATTTTGGATGGCTGGCATGGCGGAAGCAGCCTTATCTCACTGAGTTTGTAGAATTTGTCGAGTGTTTTTACGCCCCTGAAAGGGCTGGCAGAGAGTTGCTGAATCCTGTTCCCTGCCAGGATTCCGTAGTGACTATGCCAGGAGACCGCGAAACGTACTATTCTCATAGAAGGTATTCTAGAACACCGTAGGCTGACTTATCAATTCAGGTTTTAGAAATTGGGATCAACAGCACCGGCCTACTGCCGGCTTGCAATACTTTTTCAGTAGTGCTGCCGAATACCCAGCGCTTGATGCCGGAAAAACCATGCGTGGTCATGGCTATCATATCGATGTTGCCCGAATCGGCATAATCGATGATGGCTTCCGCCGGCGCATCGGCAATTATCACGCTTGAGGTTCTAATACCGCGTTGTTTCAAGGGCTTTTCTACCCCGTTCAGGTAGTTGGAGGCAGAGCGTTTGATTTCATCATCGCTGGGAAGGACGACATTGGGGACCATCGTCTCGAAACCGGGAACGTAACGCACGGGTTCTACCGCCTGGAAAAGGACGATTTCGGCGCCCAGCGCGGCGGCCATCGGCTCAATTGTTTTAAGCGCTCCCTCGCTCATTTCGGACCCGTCGAGAGGCACAAGTATACGCTTAATCAAACCACTTGGCGCTGTTCCTCGTATGTCCTTTGTTTTGACCAGAAGCACAGGTCTGTTGCTGGCCGAAAGTATCTTGGTGGCGATATTTCCCATGAGCTTTGAGTTGCCTCCCGAGGCTCCGTGCCCGGCAATTATTATGAGGTCGGCCTTTTTCTGAGCCGCATACTTGAGTATCTCGTCTGCTGGTTTCCCTTTAAGCAGGCTGGTAGTTATATTTAAAGCCGGCTGTTTTTTTATATTGCTTTTGAGTTCCTCTGCCGTGTGTTTGAGATATGACTCGATCTGCTGAGATTTTTCGGATGTATCCTGTTCGGCAGCGCTTACCAGCACAACATCGTTACTGAAAGCTGTCGCCACAGCCGCGACATAGGGTAAAACTATCTCGGACTCGGCGGAGCCGTCAAGCGGCACGATTATCCTATCAAACATTTAACACCTCGCATTCAAGAGTCATGCGGTTTTATTATACATCCACTTCATAGGTGCCCTGCAAATGAAATATGCTGCCCTGACCTTATTATAGTCGTCGAAGTGGAGTATTGACACCAAAGAGTGCTGATTGTTAAACTGTAGCAGTCCCGCCCTGTGTTGTTTGCGGTTTGGAGCGTGCATTGGCCGAGAATTTAGCACCTGAGCCTGACCCGCCCAAAATGCCAAGGAAGGGACTGGTCACCATTTTCACGGGAGATGGCAAAGGTAAAACAACGGCGGCTATAGGCACGGCAGTGAGAGCCGCCGGGTACGGATTGCGGGTTTATATCGTATTTTTCCTGAAGGGAAAGATGTTCAGCCAGGGAGAAGCGCTGTCCCTGGAGCGGTTTCCCAATATCAAGACAGTGAGTTTCGGCGCGAACAGTTGGATTAAAAAAGGCGCCGTTAACGCGCAAGCCCGGACCCAGGCGGCGAAGGCCTTGAAAGCGGCCTCAAAGGCAATGGACAGCGGCGATTACGACCTGGTGATAATGGATGAGGTCAACGGCGCGGTGGATTTCGGGCTGATTCCCCTTGAGGATGTTATCGAAGTGGTTACAGCCAGGCCGGAGAGCGTGGACCTGCTGCTCACCGGGCGGCATGCGGATGCCAGAATTATCCAAATGGCGGATGTGGTCACCGAGATGGTGAATGTGAAGCATGCTTTCGAGCGCGGCGTAAAGGCTCGTGAAGGCATCGATTTTTAA
It encodes the following:
- a CDS encoding cob(I)alamin adenolsyltransferase; its protein translation is MPRKGLVTIFTGDGKGKTTAAIGTAVRAAGYGLRVYIVFFLKGKMFSQGEALSLERFPNIKTVSFGANSWIKKGAVNAQARTQAAKALKAASKAMDSGDYDLVIMDEVNGAVDFGLIPLEDVIEVVTARPESVDLLLTGRHADARIIQMADVVTEMVNVKHAFERGVKAREGIDF
- a CDS encoding universal stress protein, producing MFDRIIVPLDGSAESEIVLPYVAAVATAFSNDVVLVSAAEQDTSEKSQQIESYLKHTAEELKSNIKKQPALNITTSLLKGKPADEILKYAAQKKADLIIIAGHGASGGNSKLMGNIATKILSASNRPVLLVKTKDIRGTAPSGLIKRILVPLDGSEMSEGALKTIEPMAAALGAEIVLFQAVEPVRYVPGFETMVPNVVLPSDDEIKRSASNYLNGVEKPLKQRGIRTSSVIIADAPAEAIIDYADSGNIDMIAMTTHGFSGIKRWVFGSTTEKVLQAGSRPVLLIPISKT
- a CDS encoding FAA hydrolase family protein; this translates as MRIVRFAVSWHSHYGILAGNRIQQLSASPFRGVKTLDKFYKLSEIRLLPPCQPSKIVAIGINYRSHATEFKHDLPDSPLMFLKPATAVIGPGDNIIYPPLSKQIDFEGELGIVISKKAHRIAVTDAVKYILGYTCFNDVTARDLQKKDGQWTRAKGFDTFAAIGPWIETNLDPSALKLETRLNGEIKQSGTTADLIFTVAQLVSAVSQVMTLLPGDVIASGTPSGVGPMQPGDTVEIEIEGIGTLVNHVSREAGISRPG
- the mutS gene encoding DNA mismatch repair protein MutS codes for the protein MKDALTPIRAQYLNIKKQHPQAIVLFRLGDFYETFDEDARVTSRELDIVLTSRSMGKGVQVPMAGIPYHALDDYLGKLIKRGYKVAICEQLTKPCENKGLVGREVIRVVTPGTVIEPGLLETKANNYLACAAVEGEQAGLAYIDITTSEFMCTQMPLGRLRGEIGRLNPAEIVAVEDGDMPDFGIEASLTKLEPHWFGLDVAERTLLEHFGATTLEGYGCARLPQAIRAAGAVLHYLETTQKQALEQLMRLSTYSTESFMAMDGISHDNLEIFRGLVSGTTQGSLLSVLDETRTAMGGRLLRRWLSQPLLELEELTRRQDAVTWFHQDSLARREVVTILDKVADLERLVNRIRGGVAIPRELVALRHSLETAPQLLKLLPGELPWLRKGLSAQPELVALISSAIEEQPSTTLGEGGVIKRGFSAELDTLRTSSHDARQYLAGLERQEKEKTGIKSLKIGFNNIFGYYIEVSQANLAQVPAHYIRKQTLSTGERYYTPELKEYESLILNARERMEELETSLFRQVCRQIALSAEPVLQLAAVLAELDVFTSLAEIALRYGYTRPELNSGVTIDIKGGRHPVVERSLTIGQYVSNDVYLSNGDAQIIILTGPNMAGKSTYLKQAAIIVLMAQIGSYVPAERASIGLIDRIFTRIGAREDLSAGKSTFMVEMVETAGILNNATPRSLLILDEIGRGTSTYDGLAIAQAVVEFIHNSVNLGAKTLFATHYHELVALADYLPRVRNFNVAVSEDRGEVVFLHKIIPGGVDKSYGIHVAKLAGLPRPVIKRAAEVLVDLENHSHDRAGEPPGKTRQSAAPQLSFFAPKADVVKELEKLDIDTLSPLEALTRLYELQKKAKEG